Within the Dechloromonas denitrificans genome, the region TGATCGCCAGACCAAGCCCGGTGCCGCCCGCTCCGGTGCGGGTGGCGGAGCTTTGCACGAACTTGTCGAAAATGCTTTCTAGTTCCGCCTCCGGGATGCCGATCCCGTGATCGATGAAGCGAATGGCCAGCGCCGGCTGGCTGCCGGTATCGTCGAGGCGGCGTCCGCCTGGCAGTTCGGCGGCGCCGAGTTCGAGGCGGATTTTGCCCTGCGGCGGGGAGAATTTGATCGCGTTGGCCAGCAGGTTGTAGATAATCTGGCTGAGCCGCATCGGATCGGCGCGAATCTCGGTATCGGACGTCATGACCACGGTTTCGATGCTGAGTTGGCGAGCGAGCAGCAGCGATTCGAGCTGTGTTCTGGCGTGAGCCAGCAAGTCGAGGACATCGACTTGGCTTAACGTCAGATTCATCTTCCCGGCTTCCAGTTTCGAGAGGTCAAGCAGCTCGTTGATCAGGCCCAGCAGGCGCTTGGCGCTCAGTTCGATGCGCTGGAAATATTGGCTTAATTTTGGCTGATTGCCGCCCTCGGCGCGCTTGATGCCGAGCTGGGCAAAGCTCAGGATAGCGTGCATCGGCGTTCGCAGTTCGTGCGACATGTTGGCGAGAAATTCCGACTTCGCCTGACTGGCGGCGCGCGCCTGATGCAGCGCCTCGTTGAGCCGGACCGTCCGCTCTTCGACCAGTTCATGCAGATGGTCGCGATGCAGGCGAAGTTCATGCGTTACCCGGCGGGCGTAACGCTCGGCACGCGCCCGGTGCGTGCTCAGGTGAAAGATCAGCAGGGCCAGTAACAGGCTCCCGGTCAGGCCGCCATAGAGGATCAGCAAGGCCGGATCGAGTACTCCGTCGTCGGCGTGGTTGAGGCGCGGGTAAAAATGCAGGATCCAGTTGCGGCCGCCAAAATCGATCTCGTGATGGAAAAACGGCAGGGCGGTGTTCGTCGCCAGGCTTGGGTCGGAGTCGTAGATCAGGGTTGGCGAAGTGGCTCCGGACGAGCCGCCGGAGAGGGGTTCGTCGAAAATTTTCAGTGCGAAATTGCCCTGCGTGGTCTGTTTCAGAGCGGACAGGAACTCCTCGGTGCGATAGCTGCTGAGGACAATCCCGGCGAAAGCCTGGCGGCGCTGCTCGGTATTCTTCAATGGCATGTCCGGACGATAGAGTGCATGCACGAGCAGGAAGCCCGGGCGCGGCTTTTCCTTGTCGGCGAGCAGGGTGACGGGTCCAGTCATGGCGATTTCCCGCCGGGCGATGGCGGCTTCGACGGCCTGGCGCCTGGTCGGTTCGCTCAATAGATCGAAGCCGATGAACGACTTGAGTTCTGGCCCTTCCGGGGCGGCAAAAGTGAGCGGTGCGGCGATATCGCCGGCCGATTGCGGAAATATCCGGAAAGTGCTGCGGTCGATCTGCCGGCGCATCGACCGGACAAACGCCTTTTCTTCGCCGGACCGGACGGCCGATGCGTAGCCAAAGGCGAATAGCCCGGAAAGCCGGCCGCCGACCTCGGTCTCGCGTGCGAAGCGCCGCCAGGCTGGCAAGTCGAGCTCCGGGTGCGCTGCGGCAAAAGCCTGCAGCGAGTGCAGGAACTGCGCATGCAAGCGCAGCCGTTCGCGAATTTCGCCGGTGATCGCGGCGCTTTGCTGGATAGCGAAAGCCGCACGGGTTTCGGTTTGCACGCGGGACTGCCAAACCCAGGCGCCCAGCGTCGCCGCCGCCAGCAGTAAAAAGACGACGACCGGCAACAGCCAGCTCGACAACGAACGGTCTGCGGCATCGGAATAGGGCGGTGGATTGTTCATCGATGGAGGGCGTAACGGCCGGCAGTATAGAACTTAAGCTACGCGCCGGCCGGGCTCTTTTCCCTGTCTTCCTGCTGCTGAAGGTTCCACATCCGGGCGTATTGCCCGTCGGCGGCGAGCAGCGCGCCATGACTGCCGCGCTCGATGATGTGGCCATCGCTCATGACCAGGATTTCGTCGGCATTCATCACGGTCGATAGCCGGTGGGCGATGACCAGCGTGGTCCGGCCGATGGCGGCGAATTCAAGCTGGCTCTGGATGGCCCGTTCGGTCGCCGAGTCGAGTGCCGAGGTGGCTTCATCGAATATCAGGATGGGCGGATTCTTGAGCAGTGCCCGGGCAATGGCGACCCGCTGTTTTTCACCGCCGGACAGCTTGAGGCCGCGTTCGCCGACCCGGGTTTCGTATTTTTGCGGCAAGGATTCGATGAACTCGTGCAACTGGGCGGCGCGGGCCGCGCCATAGACTTCCTCCCGGCTGGCCGTCGGTCGGCCGTAGTTGATATTGTAGAAAATCGAGTCGTTGAACAGCACGGTATCCTGCGGCACGATGCCGATGGCGGCGCGCAGGCTGTTTTGCTTTAGGCTGCGCAGGTCGTGGCCGTTGATCCGGATGGCCCCGCCGGTAACGTCGTAGAAACGGTAGAGCAGGCGCGACAGCGTCGATTTGCCGGCTCCGGAATGGCCGACCACGGCCACCGTCTTGCCCGGCGCGATGGCGAAATCGACGTTCTTGAGAATCTGGCGGTCCGGGTCGTAGCCGAAATTGACCGCGTCGAAGTTGATCTGCAGCGGCCCGCTCGGCAGTTCGCGGGCGTCCGGGGCGTCGGCAATCTCGCGGTTTTCCTGGAGCAGCTTGAACATCCGCTCGATGTCGGCCAGCGCCTGGCGGATTTCGCGATAGACGATGCCGAGGAAATTGAGCGGTGCGTAAAGCTGGATCAGGAATGCATTGACCAGCACCAGGTCGCCGATCGTCATGTGGCCCTCGACCACGCCGTTGGCCGCCCGCCACATCATCGCCGTGACGCCGAGGGCGATGATCGCCTGCTGACCGAGATTGAGGAAGGCGAGGGTAGTCTGGCTGCGCGTCGCGGCGTCTTCCCACTTGAGCATCTGCTCGTCGTAGCGACGGGCTTCCCAGGCTTCGTTGTTGAAATATTTGACGGTCTCGTAATTGAGCAGGCTGTCCACCGCCCGGGTGTTGGCCGCCGAGTCGTTTTCATTGACCGCCCGGCGGATGTCGATCCGCCAGTTGCTGACCTTGACCGTGAACACGATGTAGCTGACCAGCGAAACCAGCGTGATCAATACATAGCCGCTGTCGTATTTGACGAACAGGATGGCCAGCACCAGCCCGATTTCGACCAGGGTCGGCAGGATCGAATACAGCGTGTAGGAAATCAGGCTGGAAATCGACCGGCTACCCCGCTCGATGTCGCGCGACACGCCGCCGGTCTGGCGCTCGAGATGAAAGCGCAGGCTGAGCGCGTGCAGGTGGCCGAACACTTCCAAGGCGACCTGGCGGACGGCGCGCTGGGTGACGCGGGCGAAGAGGATTTCGCGCAATTCGGTAAACAATGCCGTCGAAAAGCGCAGCATCCCGTACAGGCCGAGGAGCAGCGCCGGCAGCGCCAGTACCTGCTGGGTGTTCGACAGGCCGTCGATCATCTCCTTGAAGACCATCGGGACGCTGACGTTGGCGACCTTGGCGGCAACCAGGCAGCCCAGTGCGGCGATGACGCGCAACCGGTAGCGCCAGAGATAGGGGAACAGCGTCCGCACGGTCAGCCACAGGTGGGTTTCGGCCAGCGGCTGGCCGGCTGGCGGTTTGGGGAGGGCGGTGGTGCGGCGCATCGTGAAACCTGTTCTGGGATGTTGTTCGGTGGTGGGCGCCAGTATATGAAAACTGGCCGGTTTCCGCGAAAATCAGGCATTGATTTAATTTTGGATAAATTATGACCGTCGACCGCATCGTCCTCCCTGCCCGGCACTCAACGCTGCGCGTTGTTCCGATGCCGGCCGATCTCAACCAGAACGGCGATGTTTTCGGCGGCTGGGTCATGGCCCAGGTCGACGTGGCTGGCGCCATTCCGGCGATGCGCCGGGCGCGCGGCCGGGTCGCGACGGTGTCAGTCAACTCCTTCCTGTTCAAGCAGCCGGTCTCGGTCGGGGATATCGTCAGTCTTTATGCCGAAATCGTACGGGTCGGCAAAACCTCGATTACCGTCAAGGTCGAGGTTTATGCCGAGCGCAATTACAGCGATCCGATCACCGTCAAGGTGACCGAGGCGGAGCTGACCTACGTGGCAATCGATATGGCCGGAAACAAGCGCGCGCTTCCGCCCGAAAAACCGTCCGAAATGGAATAAAATCGCGCGGTTAATCAATTCGCCCGCCTTCGAGAGAATCAAGCAATGAATAAAATGACGCTGCGTATCCTGCCTGCTCTGCTGTTGGCTGCCTTTTCCGGCGCTGCATCGGCCGCTGCCTTCCAGCTCTGGGAGCAGAATGCCAGCGGCCTGGCTACGGCATATGCCGGCTCGGCAGCGGTCGCCGACAACGCCGGTACGGTCTTTTTCAATCCGGCCGGCATGACGCAGCTGACCGGCTTTCAGCTGTCGGCCGGCGTCGCGGGCGTTGGGCCAAGCTATGAGTTCCGCAATGAGGGTTCGACCGGCCCCCTGCTTGGTTCGGGCGGCAACGGTGGCAATGCCGGCGGCTGGGCGGCCGTGCCGAATGCCTACCTGTCCTGGCAAGTGGCGCCGCAAGTCTTTCTCGGCCTCGGTATCTCGTCGCCGTTCGGGCTCCAGACAAAATACGACGACAGCAACTGGGTTGGCCGTAGCTATTCGCTGAAGTCGGAAATCAAGACGGTAAATTACAACCCGTCGATCGCTTACCGGCTCAATGACAAGGTTTCCTTGGGCTTCGGGATCAATTACCAGACCATCGATGCGGAACTGACCAGCGCCGGGGCGCGCCTGAAAGGCGACGATGCCGCCTGGGGCTGGAATGCCGGAGCCTTGTTCACGTTGTCGCCGGCCATGCGGGTCGGGGTTTCCTATCGTTCGGCCATCGACTACACGCTCGAAGGCACGGCGAATGGCGTGATGCCGGTGAAAGCCGATGTCAAATTGCCGGATACGTTCATTCTCTCCGTCTGGCAGCAGGTTTCCGACCGCTGGGAAGCGATGGGTGATTTGTCCTACACGCGCTGGAATACCATCAAGTCGCTCGATGTCTTTAGTCGCAACTCCGGTGCGCTGGCTTCCTCGGAGGCCTTCAACTACAAGAATTCATGGCGCTTTGCCTGGGGCGCCGCATATCAGGCCAGCAATGCGCTGAAGCTCAAGTTCGGCATCGCCTATGACCGTACGCCGGTCACCGACAACGATCGTTCGGCCCGTGTGCCGGACAACGACCGCGTCTGGTTGTCGCTCGGCGGTCAATGGAATGCCGGCAGCTACGGCAAGGTCGATCTCGGTTACGCCTATCTTTACGCCAAGGATCCGAGCGTTGCCCAGCTCAAGCAAACGACGACGCTGCGCGGCAGCTATGACGTCAGCGCCCACGTTGTCGGCGTGCAGTATTCGGTAGGGTTCTAAGCCTTCGTGCTCGGAGGGAATTTGCCGACACTTGAACTGGGCGGTATCTCGCTGGGGGTGCGTGAAGGCGTAATCATCCTGATTTCGCTGGTCGCCATCTATATGGTGTTCGAGTTGTGGCGCATGCGGCGCATCCGTCACAAGCGCCTGTCGGCGACCCTGCCGGAAACGCCGCCGACGCTAGAGCCATCGGTCGAACCCCTGGCCGGATCGGCTGCGGAAGAGGCTGGGGCGGCCGAGGAGCTTTGGGAGCGGGCGCCGGCCGGCATGGCCGAGGAAATGATGCGGCAGAGCCTTGAGCAGGAAATGGCCCAATTGCGCGACGAAGTCGATTCCATTCGCGGCGAACTGGCCGCCTTGCGCGAAGACATGTTGCAGGAGTTGGCGCATGTCCAGGCATCGCAATCGGTTTCCCCGATTTACGGCGATGCGATGCAGATGGCTTTGGCCGGTTACGAGCCGGCGATGATTGCCGAACGTTGCGGCATTGCCCGCGCCGAGGCGGAACTGGTGGTGGCGCTGGCCAAGAGCCAGGAGCGGGGAGGGGCGGAATGACGGAAAAATCGACAACACCCGAAAACGAGGACAACGCTGCCGATTTGCGCGGTACGCTGATCAAGCGTCTGGCGGTTGCCGGCGTCCTGGTTGCCGTCCTGCTCGGCGTGCTGGCTTTCTTCGACTACCTGGCTTCGCCGCCGGAAGAACCGGAGGCCCAGGTATTCACCCAGCCGGTACCGGTTGCCCCGAAAAAGGAAGTGTCGCAGCCGGTGACGCCGGCCGAGAACCTGCCGGAACCGCCTACCGCCGCGGCCGTGCCGGAACCGGTTGCCGAAGCCGCCGCACCGGCCGTGGCCGAGAGCAAACCGGAGCCAAGTCCGGAAAGCCGTCCAGCAGCGCCATCTCCCGCCGCCCCAGCGAAGACTCCAGGCGCCCCGTCGCCAGCTGCGACGCCGGCGCCGGTGCGCCCGCTGGCGCCAGCCCCGGTTCGTCAGCCATCACCAACGCCGCGTGCGGCCCCCGAGGCTAGCGCCGGCCCTAGCGTGGCACCCGAGCCGTCGGTTGTCGCGCCCGCCAAACCGGCGGCCCGCGTTGTCGAGACGCGCAGCGCACCGCCCGCTCCGCCGTCCGGCGTGGCACGGCTATTCGCTGGCTTCGTTTTGCAGGCCGGGGTGTTTACCAGTGCGCAGCGGGCTGAGGAGTTGCACGCCAAACTGACCTTGAGCGGCGTACCGTCGACGCTGGAGACGCGGGTCCAAGTTGGCCCCTTCAGCACTCGCAAGGAAGCCGAAGCGGCGCAAGCCAAGCTCAGGGAACTGGGCGTCGAGACAATACTGGTTCCCCCTAAGGGCGGCCGCCCCTAACTCAGGGCATCCCGGGCAGGCGCGGCAATCCGAGGCTGCGGCGAATGTCGCGGTGCACCTGGGCCGGGCTGGGAATCGGCGCCTCCATCCGGCGCGGCTCTTCGTAGCGACGTTCTTCCCGGTAATAGCGGCCGCCGCGATCGCCGTAGCCATAGCCGTCGTAATAGGTATTCGGGTAGGCGTGGCGGTAAGTCGGGTAGGTCTCGACATAGACCGGCGGCCCGCGATAGCCGACTGGATGCGCCGGGGCCACGATGCAGCCCCCCAGGCTGCCGAGCAGGGCGGCAGCGAGGGCGAATCGAATGAGTTTTTGCAGCAAGGGCATTGGGGGCGACTCCGTTCAGTGTGTACCTGTTTAACGCACTCGCCCCCGGCCCGGCCGACGGCAGGGCCGGGCTGCTTTGTAACAAGACGTTAGAGGTCTAGTCCGGCAATGGCGGCAAGGCCCTGACTGATATTGTCCCGAGCGGCTGCCTCGACTGCCAGTCGCAGGCGGGTGACGGCGGCAAAGGCGTCGCCCATGGTCGCCGTTCCGGAGGATTTGACTGATTTGCGCATGACCACCGATTGGTCGGCCGTCCGCGATAGCGACCAGCCGGTTTCCATCTCAACGGTAAATGTTGTCCCGAAGATCGGTTTCGCCAGGCTCGTCACGCGAACGCTCAGTGCGTAATCGCCACCGGCTCCCTGGACGATGCTCTTGAACAGCTTGTTTTGCACCACGGCATCTTCGATGGCCGCCTTCAGGTCGGCATCGGCGATATTGCTGCTGTCCATGGCCCCGGTTTCCGCGCCGCCACTGGCTTGAACCGCCAGGCTATGGGGGAAATGCTTGCTGGTCGTCAGGCCCGTTGGTGTCATCCCTTCGCGACTGGCCGGCGAGGAACAGCCAACCAGGGTGAAGGCGAGGGCGGTCGCAAGGAGAAGCGCGCTGCCGCGGGAAATTGATCGTCCCATTTATTTCGCCCCTTTGTAGATGTTGTCGACGACTTCGTTGACCATTTCCTTCGGAGATAGGCGAGTCAGTGAGGTGTGATACGAATTGCCGGTCGCCATCGGGAAATCGGTCTTCGGGTCGCGGATGGTGATGGTCAGTTCGAGCATGTACATGGTGATGTCCCACATCCATTTGTCGATATAGGTGACGACCGCATCGACGTTGCTCGGCGGGGCTTCGGTGCCGGTCGTCACGGTAACGCCTTTGGTCCGCAATTTGTCGGCAATCAACTCGTTGGTACCGCCATCCTCGGCCGGGATCTTTTTCACATACATGGTTTTGATGGCTGACAGATTGGTTGATGGATCAACGCTGCCTGTGGCTCGATTGACTGCGCAGCCGGTGGTCAGCGTCGCGACGAGGCCAAGTAGTGCGGCAAGTTTGAGAATATTTTTCACGCCTTCTCCCTGTTTTCTTGATTGAAAGGAGGTGTGATTCTATCCCATTCGGCATGGCGGCCAATCGTTCCGGCGAACCCGTGCGGCGGCTGGAAAGCCTTGTCCCGGCGTCGAACTCAACGGCCAAGCGCGTTCCGGATCCGTCTGGCAAAGACCGTCATTTCCTTCGCGGCCTGAATGTCGCCCTTGCTTTCGGCGACGCTGATGCCGCGTTCGTAGGCGGCCAGCGCGGCGACGTGTTCACCGGCTTCGGCGAGGGCCTTGCCGAGTGCTTTCCAGGCCGCCGAGTACTGACTGTCGCGGTCGACGGCTTCCTGGAAGCATTTTCCGGCCTTCGCCGGATCGCCCGCCTTGAGGTATTCGTTGCCGAGCGAGAAGCGGAGCAGGGCGCCGTCACGCGGACCGTCGAGCATTTTTTCCAGGGATTCGATACGTGGGTTCATGGCTTTCAAAGGCTAAAATAGGGTTTTGCAATCCAGATACAGGAAGTCTCTAATGGCCAAGACCATCATCGCCACGCCGCACGCCCCGGCTGCCATCGGCACTTATTCGCAAGCCGTCCGGGTTGGCGACACTGTTTACCTGTCCGGCCAGATCGGACTCGATCCGGCATCCATGCAGATGGTAGACGGCATCGACGGGCAAATCGTTCGCGTCTTTGAAAATCTCAAGGCTGTCGCCGAAGCGGCAGGCGGTTCGCTGGCCGATGTCGTCAAGCTCAATGTCTTCCTGACCGACCTGGCCCACTTTGCCCGGGTCAATGAAACGATGGCGCTTTACTTCAGCGCGCCGTATCCGGCACGGGCTGCCGTCGGCGTCAAGGAACTGCCGCGGGGCGCGCTGGTCGAGGCCGATGCGGTGATGTTCATCGGCTGATGCCGGAGAGCGGGGCGCCGGCCCCGATTCGCGCTACGGAAGCGTTGCGCAAGAAACTGGCGAAAATCGGCCTCCACAGCGAGGCCGATTTGCTGGTGCACCTGCCGCTGCGCTACGAGGATGAAACGTCCATCACGCCGGTGGCGCAGGCTTGTCACGGTGCGCCGGTGCAGGTCGAGGTGGTCGTGCTGTCGAGTGAAATCCAGTTCCGGCCGCGCCGCCAGATGATCGTTCGGGCCGAGGACGAGAGCGGCGAACTGACGCTGCGTTTCTTCAGCTTCTACCCGAGCCAGCAGGCAGTCCTGAGCGAGGGTTCGCGGATCCGGGCCTTTGGCGAAGTGCGCGGCGGCTTCTTCGGCGCCGAGATGGTGCACCCGCGCTTTCGCAAGGTGGCCGAGGATGCCCCGCTGGCCGAGGGCTTGACGCCGATCTACCCGACCACCGCCGGGCTGGCCAATTCGGTGCTGCAGAAATTGATCACGCGCGCCCTGGCCGATGGCGACCTTTCCGAGACGCTCGACGAAGCTTTGCGCCAGCGCCTGAAACTGCCCGGCTTCGCCCGCAGTCTGCGCTTTCTCCATGCGCCGCCGCCCGGCACTGCGGTCGATACGCTGCATGCCCGCAATCACCCGGCCTGGCGGCGGGTCAAGTTCGATGAAGTGCTGGCCCAGCAGTTGTCGCTGCGCCGCGCCTATCTGGCCCGGCGCCAGCAGGGGGCGCCGGTGCTGGTGGCGCAGGACGATCTCGGGGCGCGCCTCGTCGATCAGCTGCCGTTCGGTTTGACCGGGGCGCAATTGCGCGCCATGGCCGAAATTGCCGCTGATCTCGCGCAGCCTTACCCGATGCAGCGCCTGTTGCAGGGTGACGTCGGTGCCGGCAAGACCATCGTCGCCGCACTGGCTGCCTGTCAGGCGATCTCGGCCGGCTGGCAGGCGGCCTTCATGGCGCCGACCGAAATCCTCGCCGAGCAACATTATCTGAAACTGCGCGATTGGCTGGAGCCGCTTGGCATCCGCGTCGCCTGGCTGTCCGGCAGCCTGAAGAGCGCCGCCAAACGAGCGCAACTGGCGGCGCTGGCGGCCGGCGCGCAACTGGTCGTCGGGACGCATGCGCTGATCCAGGATGGCGTCGATTTCGCCCGGCTCGGTCTGGCCATTGTCGACGAGCAGCACCGTTTCGGCGTCGCCCAGCGCCTGGCGCTGCGCAAGAAGGGGGCGAATCCGCACCAGCTGATGATGTCGGCGACGCCGATCCCGCGCACGCTGGCCATGAGCTATTACGCCGATCTCGACGTGACGGTGCTCGATGAACTGCCGCCGGGGCGGACGCCGATCAAGACGCGGCTGGTCGCCGACAACCGGCGCGAAGACGTGGTCGGCTTCGTCACCAAGCTGGTCGGCGAAGGCCGGCAGGCCTACTGGGTCTGTCCGCTGATCGAGGAATCCGAAGCGCTGCAATTGCAGACGGCACAGGATACCTACGAGCAATTGTCGACCGACCTGCCGCTGTTGCGCATCGGCCTCGTCCATGGCCGCTTGAAGGCCGACGAGAAGCAGGCAGTGATGGCCGCCTTCGCAGCCGGCGAAATCGATGTGCTGGTGGCGACGACGGTGATCGAAGTCGGCGTTGATGTGCCGAATGCCAGCCTGATGGTGATCGAGCATGCCGAACGCTTCGGCCTGTCGCAGTTGCACCAGTTGCGTGGTCGGGTCGGGCGCGGGGCGCATGAGTCGAGTTGCGTGCTGGTTTTTGCCGGGCCGCTCTCGGAAACGGCCCGCCAGCGTCTGAAAATCATTTTCGAGAACACCGACGGCTTCGAGATCGCCCGCCAGGATTTGCATCTGCGCGGTCCCGGCGAATTCGTCGGGAGCCGGCAAAGCGGTGTGCCGCTGTTGCGCTACGCCGATCTGGAAATGGATGCCGATCTGGTCGACATGGCGCGCGAAGTCGCCGAAGAAATGTTGCTGCAGGCGCCCGACCAGGCCGAGCGCCACCTGCGGCGCTGGCTCGGGATGCGGGAAGAGCTGCTCAAGTCCTGAGCCCGGGAATCCCCGGCCCTAGGATTTCTTGAAGGTTTTGTGGCACTCGCGGCAGGTATCGTGGAGTACCTCGTAGGCGGCTTTCGCCTTGGCTTCGTCGCGGGTTTCGGCGGCGACGAGCAATTGGTCGGCGGCCTTGAAGAAATCCTGGCGATGCGCCTCGAATTTTTCCGCTTCCGACCACACTGCGCCGGTCGCCCGGCTTGGCGGATAGTCGCTACCCGGCGTGAAGTATTCCCAGGGGCCTTGTTTCGCCTGGTTCAAACGCTTGGCCAGGGCGATGAAATCGTCCGCTTTGTATTGGCTCTTGCGCAACTGGCTGCCCATCGGCTCGAAGGCTTTCAGGATGGTGTTGAAGGCGGTGCGGCGATGGGCGACGGGCTGGCCCGGCCCGGTGTCTTCCGGCTCGCTGCAGGCAGTCAGCAGCAGGGGAATCAGGGCGACGATGAAGAGGCGGCGGCAAGGCATGGTGGTGGCGTCTGCTGGCAGAAATGGGGAGCGTATTATGGGCCGTCGTTTGGCCGGCCCCCGGTATTAATTTGCCGGCCTTGGCGCGCAATCAGGTAAGGAATGTTTCGATGAGGCGCGCCACATCGGCTGGCTGGTCGTGGTGCAGCATGTGGTCGGCGTCCTCGATCCAGCTTTCCGCAACATCGGCGAAGCAGGCCCGGCGGGCTTCCCAGTCGCCCGGCCGGGTGGCGTATTCGCGCACCACCCAGGACTGGCGGCCGGCTACCCAGAGGACCGGGCAGGTAATTTTGTTCCACACTGCCATCGATTCCTCCAGGCGGAACAAGTAGGGCGACGACGGCTTGTGCCACGGGTCGCCGTTCCAGATCACGCCATGCCGGCGCTGGCCGCAGCGGTTTTCACCATCGCCGATGCGGGCCAGATGTTTGGCGAGGAATTCGGCGCGCTCGGCGGTCAGGAAACGATCGGTGCGCAGCAGGCGCCGGGCAAAAGCGTCGCGATCGGCGTAAACGTGCATGCGTGGCGGCTTTTTCAGCGTATTCAGCCACTGCTGGTAACGTTCCGGCGCCATCTCGGGCTGGCTCGGCGCGATGCCGAAGCCTTCGAGCGTGACCAGCTTGTCCACCCGCTCCGGCCGGATGCCGGCATACAGGCAGGCCAGGATGCCGCCCATGCTGTGACCGGCCAGCCGGACTTTCCCCTCGGGCGCGTAATGGTCGAGGATGGCTTCCATGTCGCCCAGGTGTTCGGCGAAGAAATAGGGCCGGTTCAGCCACTCGGAAAGCCCAAAGCCGCGCCAGTCGGGCGCGATGATGTTCCAGTCCTGTTGCAGTTCATCGACGAC harbors:
- a CDS encoding c-type cytochrome, with translation MPCRRLFIVALIPLLLTACSEPEDTGPGQPVAHRRTAFNTILKAFEPMGSQLRKSQYKADDFIALAKRLNQAKQGPWEYFTPGSDYPPSRATGAVWSEAEKFEAHRQDFFKAADQLLVAAETRDEAKAKAAYEVLHDTCRECHKTFKKS
- a CDS encoding alpha/beta fold hydrolase, producing MRRSRSEYLDLPSVRLHVRRWGKPDAPTLFLLHGWMDVSASFQFVVDELQQDWNIIAPDWRGFGLSEWLNRPYFFAEHLGDMEAILDHYAPEGKVRLAGHSMGGILACLYAGIRPERVDKLVTLEGFGIAPSQPEMAPERYQQWLNTLKKPPRMHVYADRDAFARRLLRTDRFLTAERAEFLAKHLARIGDGENRCGQRRHGVIWNGDPWHKPSSPYLFRLEESMAVWNKITCPVLWVAGRQSWVVREYATRPGDWEARRACFADVAESWIEDADHMLHHDQPADVARLIETFLT